The proteins below are encoded in one region of Archocentrus centrarchus isolate MPI-CPG fArcCen1 chromosome 13, fArcCen1, whole genome shotgun sequence:
- the nup88 gene encoding nucleoporin 88 produces MAALSSERWLNELPNHTIFKIIREKLDLERSSSERGVAKNLAFCLGADFFVWDDADRVFYTTSLRQLNSEESSGSGNYQTLLCINPPLFEVCQVLVSPTQHHVALVGQRGVSVLELPLRWGKRSEFEGGRSKINCKTIPVAERFFTSSPSVSLRQAAWYPSEIDEPHLVLLTSDNTIRFYGLKSPQTPAKVLSVSQSEDDTSVHPPARSYAASLGEIAVAFDFGPISAPPRQLPAQVSKEQLVYPLYILYENGETYVTYTSKVNGINLSKPVGPLPMYPAAEDNYGYDACAILCLPCIPSILVIATETGTLYHCVVLESEEEEDTRAVEKWIRGTEAVPALYVFECVELELTLKVATGEDEETQEFDFTCPIRLHRDSLCQHRYHCTHEAGVHSVGLIWVNKLQKFLKSDEEDKDSLQELAAEKRCIVEHILCTRPLLTSQSAPIRGFLIVSDLALGATMICITSTYECILLPLLSSIRPPSPPLLCSHPGLGSASSPLRGLADDSFEQHIRNILARSSTNPLVLKAGDKDTSPPPPECLQLLSRATQVFREEYILKQDMAREEMQRRVKLLTGQKNKQLEELSLCREERKSLREAAERLADKYEDAKYRQETIMNRVKKVLCSLQSQLPILSNSEKEMKKELKTISDQLKHLDNCIRQVNMKMEYQKTQVDKDLPGTRTTVSLNAQQKKVVQDVLREQGQQIGDMMKQIKDIKNHFSF; encoded by the coding sequence ATGGCGGCACTCAGTTCGGAGCGGTGGCTGAATGAGTTACCGAACCACACGATCTTTAAAATAATCCGGGAGAAGCTGGATTTGGAGCGGAGTTCGAGTGAAAGAGGGGTCGCTAAGAACCTCGCGTTTTGTCTGGGAGCGGACTTTTTCGTGTGGGACGACGCAGACCGCGTGTTTTACACAACCAGCCTGCGACAGTTAAACTCGGAGGAGAGTTCCGGCAGCGGGAACTATCAGACCTTGCTTTGCATCAACCCGCCTCTCTTTGAAGTGTGCCAGGTGCTGGTGAGCCCGACGCAACACCACGTCGCGCTGGTCGGGCAACGAGGCGTCTCGGTCCTGGAGCTTCCTCTGCGGTGGGGCAAGAGGTCCGAGTTTGAGGGCGGACGCAGCAAAATCAACTGCAAGACGATCCCGGTGGCGGAGCGCTTCTTCACCAGCTCACCGTCAGTCAGTCTGCGGCAGGCGGCTTGGTACCCCAGCGAGATCGACGAGCCCCATCTGGTGCTGCTCACTTCAGACAACACCATCAGATTTTACGGCCTCAAGTCCCCACAGACACCGGCCAAAGTGCTGTCAGTGTCGCAGTCAGAAGATGACACCAGTGTCCACCCTCCGGCCCGCTCCTACGCAGCCTCTCTGGGAGAGATAGCAGTGGCGTTTGACTTTGGGCCGATTTCGGCCCCCCCTCGGCAGCTGCCAGCACAGGTCTCCAAAGAACAACTGGTCTACCCTCTCTATATTCTGTACGAAAATGGAGAGACATATGTGACCTACACGAGCAAGGTAAACGGTATAAATCTGAGTAAACCCGTTGGACCCCTCCCCATGTACCCTGCAGCAGAGGATAACTATGGCTATGATGCTTGTGCCATTCTGTGCCTGCCCTGCATTCCCAGTATTCTGGTCATTGCCACAGAAACGGGCACGCTGTATCACTGTGTGGTGCTGGAgtctgaagaagaggaggacacGAGGGCGGTGGAAAAGTGGATCCGGGGCACCGAGGCAGTGCCAGCTCTCTATGTATTTGAGTGTGTTGAGCTAGAGCTGACGCTTAAAGTGGCTACAGGAGAGGATGAGGAGACTCAAGAGTTTGATTTCACCTGTCCAATCAGACTGCACAGGGACTCCCTCTGTCAGCACCGGTATCATTGCACCCATGAAGCAGGAGTGCACAGCGTGGGGCTAATCTGGGTCAACAAGCTGCAGAAGTTCCTTAAATCAGATGAGGAGGATAAGGACAGTCTCCAGGAGCTGGCTGCGGAGAAGCGCTGCATTGTAGAGCACATTCTTTGCACCAGACCGCTCCTAACCAGTCAGTCAGCACCAATTCGGGGCTTTTTGATTGTGTCTGACCTTGCCTTGGGTGCCACCATGATCTGCATCACCAGCACCTACGAGTGCATCCTGTTGCCCCTGCTGAGCTCTATTcgccctccctcccctcccctgcTCTGTTCCCACCCAGGTCTGGGCTCTGCCAGCTCCCCTCTGCGCGGGCTCGCTGACGACTCCTTCGAGCAGCACATTCGCAACATCCTGGCGCGGAGCTCCACCAATCCTCTTGTACTTAAAGCTGGGGACAAGGACACATCACCACCACCTCCAGAGTGTCTGCAGCTCCTCAGCAGAGCTACACAGGTCTTCCGTGAGGAGTACATTCTCAAGCAGGACATGGCCCGTGAAGAGATGCAGAGAAGAGTGAAACTGCTAACAGGTCAGAAGAACAAGCAGCTGGAGGAGTTGTCTCTGTgcagggaggagaggaagagtttgagagaagcagcagaaaggtTGGCTGATAAATACGAAGATGCAAAGTATCGCCAGGAAACCATCATGAACAGGGTTAAGAAAGTGTTGTGCAGCCTGCAAAGCCAACTGCCCATACTGTCAAACAGtgagaaagaaatgaagaagGAGCTTAAGACCATCAGTGATCAACTGAAACACCTGGACAACTGCATCAGACAGGTGAACATGAAGATGGAGTACCAGAAGACACAAGTGGACAAGGATCTGCCTGGAACCAGGACAACAGTCTCCCTCAACGCCCAGCAGAAGAAGGTTGTTCAGGACGTCCTCAGAGAACAAGGACAGCAAATTGGTGACATGATGAAGCAGATCAAAGACATCAAAAATCATTTTAGTTTCTAA
- the spred3 gene encoding sprouty-related, EVH1 domain-containing protein 3, whose protein sequence is MEGDVRVRAVVMTRDDSSGGWVPLGGGGLSHVVICKGRSHDGRGRREYIIRGERLRDRAPVLECAVQKGLVYNKVNPIFHHWRVEDRKFGLTFQSPADAISFEKGLQTVIDKLDRGSDSPSSSTPEEADTEDDGQASHTGSESSSNSRKEMLPKPITIVTSESSSTCFVRSEEFSFGSSHAVTTQTPAQIHTRSGQHQLSQMTAVLNPPAPPPPPPAPPTPPVGPPASSPLSPLSPTISLLEEGDLHSVDPCKDLWGSRGYEDYRRAGATRTMVGGLTGGVVVGGGGSLQDKSELCVVRFEKELAGVGSAGCDVTVSLDSKASQRLSSSSPICMSMPNAVSGVSSGAGSPQETGKGSPSPCCIHTSLATPRSRTRKRGGGAASSSGDPGVISPDDDSPCPQASSSCSSRCVYCRSVFSASENGRGRCRDAPDPALHCLRQWTCVWCAESLLYHCMSDSEGEFWEPCSCDDSMGGHPHPLCCARWLALLALSLFVPCMCCYLPLRACLRCGERCGCCGGKHKAVR, encoded by the exons ATGGAGGGCGA TGTGCGTGTTCGTGCGGTGGTGATGACACGTGATGACTCCAGTGGCGGTTGGGTGCCCCTTGGAGGTGGTGGCCTCAGTCATGTGGTCATATGTAAGGGGCGGAGTCATGATGGCAGGGGACGGAGGGAATACATCATACGTGGAGAACGACTGCGAGATCGagca CCGGTGCTGGAGTGTGCGGTGCAAAAAGGGTTAGTGTACAACAAGGTGAACCCCATCTTCCATCACTGGCGAGTAGAAGATCGAAAGTTTGGCCTTACATTCCAGAGCCCTGCGGACGCCATCTCCTTTGAGAAAGGGCTTCAGACAGTCATAGACAAGCTGGACAGAG GCTCTGACTCACCCTCGTCCTCCACACCAGAAGAGGCCGACACCGAGGACGATGGACAAGCT TCTCATACAGGAAGTGAGTCGTCATCCAACAGCAGAAAGGAGATGCTTCCCAAACCCATCACCATAGTGACAAGCGAGTCATCGTCTACTTGCTTCGTGCGGTCGGAAGAGTTTAGTTTTGGATCCAGCCATGCTGTAACCACTCAGACACCTGCCCAG ATCCACACCAGGTCTGGCCAGCATCAGCTCTCACAAATGACGGCTGTGTTGAATCCCCCGgcgcccccacccccacctcctgctcctcctaCTCCTCCTGTAGGTCCCCCAGCCTCATCTCCCCTGTCCCCTCTCTCACCCACTATTTCGCTGCTGGaggagggagacctgcacagtgTGGACCCTTGCAAAGACCTGTGGGGCTCTCGAGGTTATGAGGACTACAGACGGGCAGGGGCCACAAGGACTATGGTTGGAGGGCTGACAGgtggtgtggttgttggtggtggagGGAGCCTGCAGGACAAGTCAGAGCTGTGTGTGGTTCGCTTTGAGAAGGAGCTGGCGGGAGTGGGTTCGgcaggctgtgatgtgactgtgaGCCTGGACAGTAAAGCCTCCCAGCGTTTGTCCTCATCGTCACCCATCTGTATGTCCATGCCCAATGCTGTATCCGGTGTGTCCTCAGGTGCCGGCTCACCCCAAGAGACGGGTAAAGGCTCGCCTTCCCCCTGCTGCATCCACACCTCGCTGGCCACTCCCCGATCGAGGACTCgtaagagaggaggaggagcagccagcagcagcggTGACCCGGGGGTGATCTCTCCCGATGATGACAGCCCGTGCCCTCAGGCTTCATCGTCATGCTCATCTCGCTGTGTGTACTGCCGCTCTGTTTTCAGCGCTTCAGAGAATGGGCGGGGCCGATGCAGAGATGCCCCGGACCCGGCCCTGCACTGCCTGCGCCAGTGGACCTGTGTGTGGTGCGCAGAGAGTCTGCTCTACCATTGTATGTCGGACTCTGAGGGAGAGTTCTGGGAGCCTTGTTCATGTGATGACTCGATGGGGGGCCACCCGCACCCCCTCTGCTGTGCCCGCTGGTTGGCCCTCTTGGCCCTGTCACTCTTCGTGCCCTGCATGTGCTGCTACCTGCCTTTGCGCGCCTGCCTGCGATGTGGGGAGAGGTGTGGCTGCTGTGGGGGAAAGCACAAGGCAGTCCGATGA
- the psmd8 gene encoding 26S proteasome non-ATPase regulatory subunit 8: MALKETAGLYETLKTEWNKKNPNLNKCGDLLSKLKISLLDLNFLPTGGSSLTKQQLILARDVLEIGALWSILKKDIPSFERYMAQLKCYYFDYKDELPEAAYMHQLLGLNLLFLLSQNRVSEFHTELERLSARDIQTNVYIRHPVSLEQYLMEGSYNKVFLAKGNIPAESYTFFIDILLDTIRDEIAGCIEKAYEQIQFSEATRVLFFSSPKKMTEYAKKRGWTLGADGCYSFTSQQQRTEEVTIPSTELAQQVIEYARQLEMIV; the protein is encoded by the exons ATGGCGCTGAAAGAGACCGCGGGGCTGTATGAGACGCTGAAAACGGAGTGGAACAAGAAAAATCCAAATCTGAACAAATGCGGAGACCTTCTGAGCAAGCTTAAG aTTTCATTATTGGATCTGAATTTTTTACCTACCGGTGGGTCCTCTCTCACCAAGCAGCAGCTCATTTTAGCTC gaGATGTCCTTGAAATTGGAGCCTTGTGGAGCATCCTCAAGAAGGACATCCCGTCCTTTGAGAGATACATGGCCCAGCTAAAATGTTACTACTTTGATTATAA GGACGAGCTGCCTGAAGCTGCCTACATGCATCAGTTACTTGGACTGAATCTGCTCTTTCTGCTCTCACAGAACCGTGTGTCTGAGTTTCACACAGAACTTGAGAGATTGAGCGCACGAGATATTCAGACCAACGTATACATCAGACACCCAGTGTCTCTCGAGCAG TACTTGATGGAGGGAAGCTACAACAAGGTATTTCTTGCCAAAGGCAACATCCCTGCTGAGAGCTACACCTTTTTTATAGATATTCTCCTGGACACAATTCG TGATGAGATTGCAGGTTGCATAGAGAAAGCGTACGAGCAGATCCAGTTCAGTGAAGCCACCCGTGtgcttttcttcagttcccCTAAAAAGATGACCGAGTATGCCAAGAAG AGGGGATGGACTTTGGGTGCAGACGGCTGTTACTCGTTCACCAGTCAGCAGCAGCGGACAGAAGAGGTGACCATCCCTTCTACTGAGCTGGCACAACAGGTCATCGAATACGCACGACAGCTGGAAATGATTGTGTAA